CGCCGGGAAGCCCGACCCCGAGGCGTACCAGCTCGGCTTCGACCTGCTCGCCGCGGACCACCCGGGCCTGAGGAAGGACCGCGTCGTGGCCGTCGAGGACTCCCTGCCCGGGGTCACGTCCGCGCTCGCCGCCGGGCTGGTCACACTCGCCGTCCCGCACTTCGTACCCCTGCCCGCCGACGACCGCCGGACCGACTGGGACACCCTGGCCGGCCGGACGCCGTCCGACCTCGCGGCGCTCCTGCCCGGGCACGCGGGGCAGGACGCCCGGCAGGAGAGCCTCCGTGAGCGGGTGTGACGCATGAGTAACGGTCAACCGCCGGCACGGCCCCCGATGAGCCCCGGCCTGTCCCTGGGTCGCATCGCCGGCATCCCCGTCGTCCTCGCCTGGTCCTGGTTCGTCATCACCATCTTCATCGTCCTGGTCTTCGGGCCACGCGTGACCGGAGCGTTCCCCGGCATCGGCGCGGGCGCCTACGCCGTCGCCCTCGGCTACGCCCTGCTCCTCGCCGCCTCCGTGCTCATCCATGAGCTCGCCCACGCCCTCACGGCGCGGGCCTTCGGGTGGCCCACCACGCAGATCGTGCTCAACCTCTGGGGCGGCCACACCCAGTTCGCGAGCTTCAATGCCTCACCCGGGCGGTCCCTCCTCGTGGCCCTCGCAGGTCCGGCCGCCAACTTCGTCCTCGCGGGTATCGGCTGGGGGATCCTGCAGGCCCTGGCCCCCGGGTCCGTCTCCTTCCTCCTGGCCACCATCCTCGTCTGGGCGAACCTCCTCGTCGCCCTCTTCAACGTGCTCCCGGGCCTGCCGCTCGACGGCGGCCGCCTCGTGGAGAGTGCGGTCTGGAAAGCGACCGGCAGCCAGGAGAAGGGCACGGTGGCGGCCGGCTGGGCCGGACGCATCATCGTCATCCTCCTGCTCGGCGTCGTCGTGGGCATCCCGCTGTTCCGCGGGCTGCAGCCGGACTTCACCGTCATCGTCATCGCCGTCGTCATGGGCGCCTTCCTCTGGATGGGTGCGACGGCGGCCATCGAGAACGCGCGCATGCGCCTGCGCCTGCCGGCGATCAGCGCCGGCCGGCTGCAGCAGCGGGCCATCGGCCTGCCCGCGGGCACGAGCGTGGCCGCCGCCCGCCGCCTGCTCCGCGAGAACCCCGGGGCCGCCGTCGTCGTCACCGGCGCCTCGGGCATGCCGGAGGCCGTCGTCGACGAAGCCGCGCTGCTCGCCGTCCCCGCCGAGGCGGAGGGCACGACGCCGGTCAACGCGGCGGCCCGACGCCTCGCCGCCGGCGCCCACGTCCCCGAGTGGGCCGAAGGGCAGGAGCTCGTCCAGTTCCTCGCCCGCCTCGAGGGCAGCGAGTACGCCGTCATCAACCGGCAGGGCTCCGTCACAGGGCTCCTGCACCAGCGGACCGTCGTCAACGCCATCACCGGCAAGGGCACCCCCGGACCCTGACAGGCCACCCCGCCCGACGATCCCGCCGACCCACGGCCCCGCCGTGCCACACCACCCGTTCCATCCACCGTTTGCCCACGCCGGTCCCGCCGGCCCACGCCGAAGGACCCCCATGAGCACCGCCCCCGCATCCCCCTCCTCCTCCGAGACACCCGCCGAGACGCCCGCAGGGACACCCGCAGGAACACCCGACGGGACGCCGTCCGCTCCGCACGGCGCGGCCGCCCGGCGCGGTCCCTTCCGACCGGGGGAGCGGGTGCAGCTGACCGACGAGAAGGGCCGGATGAACACGATCACCCTCACGCCCGGCGGTGCCTTCCACACGCACAAGGGATTCCTGCTCCACGACGCCCTGATCGGCGCCACCGAGGGCACCATCCTCGAGAACACCTCCGGCCAGCTCTACCAGGCGCTGCGGCCCCTCCTGTCCGACTTCGTGCTGTCGATGCCGCGCGGCGCCGCCGTGGTGTACCCCAAGGACGCCGGGCAGATCGTGACGATGGCCGACATCTACCCCGGCGCGCGCGTCGTCGAGGCCGGCGTGGGCTCCGGCGCGCTCTCCATCTCCCTGCTGCGGGCCGTCGGCGACTCCGGCTCCCTCCACTCGTTCGAACGGCGCGAGGAATTCGCCGATATCGCCCGTGGAAACGTCGAGACGATCTTCGGCGGTCCCCACCCGGCGTGGCAGATCACGCTCGGCGACTTCCAGGAGCAGGTGCTGGAGCAGGAGGAGCCCGGCTCCGTGGACCGCGTGGTCCTCGACATGCTCGCGCCCTGGGAGTGCCTCGACGCCGTGGCCACCGTCCTCAGCGCGGGCGGCGTCTGGATCAGCTACGTGGCCACCGTCACCCAGCTCTCCCGCACCGCCGAGGCCATCCGCGCGGACGGACGCTTCACCGAACCGGAGGCCTGGGAGTCCATGGTGCGCGGCTGGCACCTCGAGGGCCTCGCCGTCCGGCCGGACCACCGCATGGTGGCCCACACCGGCTTCCTCATCACCACGCGCAGGCTCGCCGACGGAGCGGTCGGGTTCACGCCCAAGCGCAGGCCGTCGAAGACCGGTTTCAGCGAGGAGGACCTCAACGCCTGGACGCCGCAGGCCGTGGGCGAGCGCGACGTGTCCGACAAGCGCCTCCGCCGGGTGGCCCGCGACGCGGCGTCGACCATCCAGCGCGGCGCGCTCCCGCCGGAGGAGGCACAGGCCCGGCGTGACGCCATCGCGGACGGCGGGTCGGTCGAGTAGGCGGCCGGACCCCCGGAAGGAGCCGCGTCCGGTACCCGTGCCGTGCCGCAGGATCCGCACGCCGTCCCGGGCGGTGCCACCTCCGGGTCGGCGCTGCCCGGGACGACATCGGACGGAACGCGGCACACCGGGACCCGGCTCTGCGCTAAGGTCGAAAGACAGCCGAACGTCGACCACGAGGTGGCGAACCCCAAATGCCGGAATCAGACGATCACGCTCCTGCCGCCGACCAGCGCGGTCCCAACCCGCCCGCCGACCGCCCCGTCGACCAGGCGGCCGACCGCTCCATGGAGCAGCGCCAGCTGAACGTGCTGCGCGACAAGCTGCGCCAGATCGACCGGCAGCTCGCCGCGGCCACCCAGAACAATGGCAAACTGGTCTCGGCCCTCGAGTCCGCGCGCACGGAGATCGTCCGGCTGAAGGCGGCCCTCGAGAAGGAGGGCGCCGCCCCGTTCAGCTTCGCCACCGTGATGCAGGTGAACCCGAAGCGTCCGTCGGAGCCCGGGACCACCACCGAGGCGACGGTCCAGGACACGGCGGACATCCTGCAGTCGGGACGCAAGCTCCGCGTCACGGTCAGCCCCCTCATCAGCGTCCGCCAGCTCGCTCCGGGCCAGGAGGTGCTGCTCAACGAATCCCTCACGATCGTCGCGGCACTCGGGTTCGAACGGGCCGGGGAGATCGTCACCGTCAAGGAGCTCCTCGGCACGGACCGGGCCCTCGTGGTGGGCCGCACGGACGACGAGCGCGTCATCAAGCTCAGCGGTCCGCTGCGCGCCGAGCGGATCCGCGTGGGCGACGCCCTCGCCGTCGACACCAGGTCCGGCTACGGGCTCGAGAAGGTCCCCCGGAGCGAGGTGGAGAACCTCGTGCTCGAGGAGGTGCCCGACATCGCGTACGGCGACATCGGCGGCCTCGGACCGCAGATCGAGCAGATCCGCGACGCCGTCGAGCTGCCCTTCCTGCACCCCGACCTCTACCGCGAGCACGGGCTCAAGCCACCCAAGGGGATCCTGCTCTACGGGCCCCCCGGCTGCGGCAAGACCCTGATCGCGAAGGCCGTCGCCAACTCGCTCGCGGCCCGCGCCGCCGAGCGGGCCGGAGTCGACCAGATCCGCAGCTACTTCCTCAACATCAAGGGACCGGAGCTGCTCGACAAGTACGTGGGGGAGACGGAACGCCACATCCGGCTCATCTTCGCCAGGGCGCGGGAGAAGGCCTCCGACGGCAGCCCCGTCGTCGTGTTCTTCGACGAGATGGACTCGCTCTTCCGCACCCGCGGCACCGGGGTGTCCTCCGACGTCGAGACCACCATCGTGCCCCAGCTGCTGAGCGAGATCGACGGCGTCGAGAAGCTCGAGAACGTGATCGTGATCGGGGCCTCGAACCGCGAGGACATGATCGACCCGGCCATCCTGCGGCCCGGGCGGCTGGACGTGAAGATCAAGATCCAGCGACCCGACGCCGAGGGCGCCGCCGAGATCTTCGCGAAGTACATCACCGCGGACCTGCCGCTGCACGCCGACGATCTCGCGGAGAACGGCAACGATCCGCAGACCACCATCGCCGAGATGATCCGGCGCACCGTGGAGCAGATGTACTCGACGGACAAGTCGAACGAGTACCTCGAGGTCACCTACGCCAACGGTGACACCGAGATGCTCTACTTCAAGGACTTCAACTCCGGGGCGGTCATCCAGAACGTGGTCGACCGTGCCAAGAAGTACGCCATCAAGGATCTCCTCCTCGACGGCAGCAAGGGCCTGCGCATCGAGCACCTCATGCGGGCCGTGGTGGACGAGTTCCGCGAGCACGAGGACATGCCGAACACCACGAACCCCGACGACTGGGCGCGCATCTCCGGCAAGAAGGGCGAACGCATCACCTACATCCGCACCATTGTGCAGGGCAAGGCGGGCCAGGAACCGGGCAAGACCATCGAGACGACGGCCAACACCGGCCAGTATCTGTGATTGGAACCGGCGGACGACGGACCGCACCCGGGACGGTGCTCCCAGCGGTCGGTGAGGGGATCTCGGTGCACCGCGTCATGGGGACGGAGACCGAGTACGGCATCATCGCGCCCGCCCTGCCGTCGGCGAATCCCACGCTGCTGTCCTCCCAGGTGGTCAACGCCTACGCGGCCACCCTCCGCGAGGGACTGGGCAACCTGGCGGGCACGCGGTGGGACTACACCGACGAGACCCCGCTGACGGACGCCCGCGGATTCCGCATGGACCGGGCGAGCGCCCACCCCAGCCAGCTCACCGACGAGCCCGCCGAACTCAGCGCCGAGCAGATCGCGCTCGAACGCGGCGAGCCCACCGAGGCCGCAATCCTCATGAACCTCGTCCTGAACAACGGCGCGCGGCTCTACGTCGACCACGCCCACCCCGAGTACTCCTCGCCCGAGGTCACCAACCCCCTCGACGCCGTCCTCTGGGACCGGGCCGGCGACCACGTCGCCGTCACCGCCATGCAACGGATCGGCGCCATGCCGGGGTTCTCGCCCGTGATCCTCTACAAGAACAACACGGACAACAAGAGCGTCTCCTACGGCTCCCACGAGAACTACCTCGTGCCCCGCAGCGTCCCGTTCTCCAAGCTCGCCGAGGCCCTGATCCCGTTCTTCGTGTCCCGCCAGGTCATCTGCGGTGCAGGGCGCGTGGGCCTCGGGCCGCTGAACCAGGAGTCCGGGTTCCAGATCAGCCAGCGCGCCGACTTCTTCGAGAACGAGATCGGCCTCGAGACGACCGTCCGGCGTCCCATCATCAACACGCGCGACGAACCGCACGCGGTCGCGGAGAAGTACCGTCGGCTGCACGTCATCATCGGTGACGCCAACCTGAACGAGGTGTCCAACTACCTCAAGGTGGGCACCACCGCCCTCGTCCTCTCGCTCATCGAGCAGGGCCTCGGGCCGGTGCCCGTGCTCGAGGACCCGGTCGGGGCGCTGCATGCCATCAGCCACGACCCCTCGCTGCAGGTCACGGTCCGCCTCACGGACGGCCGGAGCGTCAGCGGGCTCGACCTGCAGGAGATGTACTGCGGGGCGGTCCTCGCCGCCCTCCCGGCGGACGCGGACGAACAGACGCGCGACGTCGTCGACCGCTGGCAGTCGCTCCTCACGACGCTGCGCCGCGACCCGCTGGACGCCGCGCGGCAGGTGGACTGGGTCGCGAAGCTCAAGGTGCTGGAGGCGTACCGGGCGCGGGACGGGCTGGCGTGGACCGACCCCCGGCTGGCGCTGATCGACCTGCAGTACGCGGACCTGCGGCCCGAGAAGGGCATCTACCAGCGGCTCGCACGGCGCAACGACGTCGACCTGCTCGTGCCGCCCGCGGAGGTGGCGCGGGCCGCCGTCCACCCGCCGCGGGACACCCGCGCCTACTTCCGGGGCCGGTGCATCGCCGAGTTCCCGGCCGAGGTGGTGGGCGCGAGCTGGGATTCGCTGATCTTCGAACTCGCGGGGGAGCGGCGACTGCAGCGCGTGCAGACCCGCGAGCCGCTCCGCGGAACGGCGGGGCTCACCGAGGAGTTGTTCGAGGTAGCAGCGGACGCCGAGGATTTCCTCGCCCGATTGTTGAGCGGCCCGGATCGCCGCATGGCACCATAGGGATTGCGATCCCAGAACGGATCACGAACACGGAAGGGGAGCATCATGGCGACGCAGGACCGCAGGAACACCAGCGGATCGGCCACCGAGGCGGAGGAGGAGCTCCCTGACCCCGCCCCCGCCGCTCCGGCCGCCCAGGAGTCCGCGCAGACGCAGGGCGTGGACGACCTCCTCGACGAGATCGACGGCGTCCTGGAGTCCAACGCGGAGGAATTCGTCCGCGGCTTCGTGCAGAAGGGCGGCCAGTAGCGGATGCTCCCGGACGATGCAGCAGCAGCGGTTCCCCGGGCCGCCTCGACCTCCTTCGCCGACTACCTCGGCGTGCACCATCCCGGACTGCTGCCGTCCAACCGCACGCTCGGGCCCGTGACCGGCTCCACGGACGCCTCCCACCTGGCCCCGCACGCCACGACGATCGTCTCCCTGACCTTCCCCGGCGGTGTCCTGATGGCCGGCGACCGTCGGGCCACCATGGGCAACGTCATCGCGAGCCGGCACATCGAGAAGGTCTTCCCGGCCGACCGGTCCTCCGTCCTCGGCATCGCGGGGAGCGCCGGGATCGGGCTCGACCTGACCCGGCTCTTCCAGGTGGAACTCGAGCACTACGAGAAGATCGAGGCCACCATGATGAGCCTCGACGGCAAGGCCAACCGCCTCGCGGCGATGGTCCGGCAGAACCTCCCGATGGCGATGCAGGGGCTCGCCGTCGTGCCGCTCTTCGCGGGCTTCGACGCCGACCGCCACGTCGGGCGGCTGTTCTCCTTCGACGTCACCGGCGGGCGGTACGAGGAGCACGAGCACCACTCGGTCGGCTCCGGCTCGGTGTTCGCCCGCGGGGCGCTCAAGAAGCTGTGGAACCCGCGCCTGGACGAGGCGTCCGCGGTGCGCGTGGCCGTGGAGGCCCTGTACGACGCCGCCGACGACGACTCCGCGACGGGCGGCCCCGACGCCGTCCGTTCCCTGTGGCCCGTGGTCTACGTCGTGGACGCAGCCGGAGCCCGGCGCGTCCCGGAGCGTGAGCTCGAAGCCGTGGCGCACGCCATCATCGACGCCCGCTCCGCCGCGGGCCGGGAGGCATAGGCCATGACCCAGCAGTTCTACGTCTCCCCGGAACAACTCATGAAGGACCGCGCGGACTTCGCGCGGAAAGGCATCGGCCGTGGCCGGTCGGTCGTGGTGATGAGCTGCCGCGACGGGATCGCCCTCGTGGCCGAGAACCCCTCGCCCTCGCTGCACAAGCTGGGGGAGATCTACGACCGCATCGCGTTCGCCGCCGTCGGCAAGTACAACGAGTTCGAGAGCCTCCGGCAGGCCGGCGTGCGGTACGCAGACGTGCGCGGCTACTCCTACGCCCGCGAGGACGTCACGGCCCGCGGGCTCGCCAGCGTCTACGCGCAGAGCCTGGGCGCCGTCTTCACCGCGGAGAGCAAACCGTTCGAGGTCGAGCTGGTGGTCGCCGAGGTGGGCCACAGCCAGGACGCCGACCATCTGTACCGCCTCACCTTCGACGGCTCCATCGCCGACGAGTCCGGGTTCGTGGTCATGGGCGGCGCGGCCGACGTCGTCGTCGAGGCCCTGCGGGGCACCTTCTCGGCGGATCTCGCCCTTCCCGGCGCCGTCCGGGCCGCCGCGCGCGCCCTGCGGAACGGCGGCCCCGCCGGCACGAACGGTACGACCGGCACGACCGGTACGAACGGGACGGCCGGCGAGGGTGACCGGACCGGCGCACCGGCACTCGATCCCTCGGTGCTCGAGGTCGCCTTCCTCGAACGCGATCCCGACACGCTGCGCGGCAGCCGCCGCGCGTTCCGCCGCATCGGCGGCCCCGAGCTCGAGAACCTCCTGCAGCAGGAACAGGACATCTGATGGACCGGCGCATCTTCGGAGTGGAGACCGAGTTCGGCATCTCCTACTCGGGCCCCAACTCGCGGCCGCTCTCACCCGAGGAGGTGGCCCGGTACCTGTTCCGCAAGGTTGTCAGCTGGGGCCGGTCCTCCAACGTGTTCCTCACCAACGGATCACGCCTGTACCTGGACGTCGGCTCCCACCCCGAGTACGCCACCGCGGAGTGCGACGACCTCGCCCAGCTCGTCGCCCACGACCGCGCCGGCGAGCTGATCCTCGAGGACCTCGTCTCCGAGGCGCAGCGCAAGCTGGCGCAGGAGGGCTACGACGGCAAGATCTACCTGTTCAAGAACAACACGGACTCCGCGGGCAACTCCTACGGCAGCCACGAGAACTACCTCATCCCCCGCAAACTCGAGTTCGCCCGCCTCGCCGACATCCTCATCCCGTTCCTCGTGACCCGCCAGCTCCTCGTCGGCGCCGGCAAGGTCCTGAAGACGCAGACCGGCTCCCTGTATGCGTTCTCGCAGCGCGCCGACCACCTGTGGGAGGGCATCTCCTCGGCCACCACCCGGTCCCGGCCCATCATCAACACGCGCGACGAACCCCACGCCGACGCCGAGCACTACCGCCGGCTGCACGTGATCGCCGGCGACTCCAACATGTCCGAGACCACGATGCTGCTGAAGATCGGCTCCGTGGACCTGCTGCTGCGCATGGTGGAGGCCGGCGAGGTGATGCGGGACTTCCGGCTGGAGAACCCCATCCGCAGCATCCGGGAGATCTCCCACGACCTCACGGGTCGTCAGGTGCTCAAGCTCGCGAACGGCCGGCACATGACGGCGCTCGAGATGCAGCGCGAATACCTCGCGCGGGCGACGGCGTTCGTCGACCGGAACGGCGCGCACAACAAGCACGTCCCGACCATCCTCGACCTGTGGGACCGGGTACTGGACGCCATCGAGACCGGGAACACCTCCGGCATCGACACGGAGGTGGACTGGGCGATCAAGAAGAAGCTCATCGACCGCTACCTGGCGCGCTCCGGCGGGGACCTCGACTCGGCCAGGACGGCCCAGCTCGACCTCACCTACCACGACATCTCACGCTCCCGCGGGCTCTTCTTCCTGCTGCAGGCCCACGGCGAAGCGGCGCGGGTCGTCGACGACACCGCGGTCAAGGAGGCGGTGGATGTGCCCCCGCAGACCACGCGAGCCCGGCTGCGCGGGGAATTCGTCCGCCGGGCCAAGGAGGCGAACCGCGACTACACCGTCGACTGGGTGCACCTCAAGCTCAATGACCGGGCGCAGCAGACCATCCTCTGCAAGGACCCCTTCACGTCGGTCGACGAACGCGTGGAAGCCCTCCTGCAGCAGCTGTGACGCGGACCGGCACACCCGTCCGCAGGCCGTCGACGGGCGTCAACCGTGGGCGCCGAGGAGAAACCGTGCGCCCGAGCCGCTAGGCTTGTCAGGGCCCTTTGTTCCGCGGGCGGCCTCACCTGGACACCAACCTGAAAGTGGTTCTGTGCGCAAAGTTCTAGCAATCCTCCTTCCGCTGCTGCTGTTGCTGACGGCCTGCGGCGGCGAGACGACGGGAAAGTCGGCGGGGGCGGCGGGGGTGTTCGATTCGGTGACGGTGTCCGGGGGGTCGGATGAGGAGGCGCCGACGGTGGAGTTCGAGTCTCCCCTGGATACCAGTGCCGCGGCGGCGAAGACTGTCGCCGAGGGTGAGGGTGAGCAGATCCAGGAGGGTCAGCAGATCCGGGTGCAGTTGGTGGCCCTGAACGCCGAGGACGGGTCGGTGCTCGGTGACACCTACAGTCAGGGCCAGCCGCAGGTGCTGCCCCTGGATGATGCGTTCAAGAGCGAGTTCCCCGAATTGTTCGAGGTCCTGACCGGTACGAAGGTCGGGGCGCAGGTCGCGTTCGTCGCGCCCGCCCCGCCGGCGGCGGAGGGTGCCCCGGAGACCCCGGAGCAGGTCCTGGTGCTGAAGGTGATCTCGGCCGAGCAGCCGCCGCCGGAGCCGGAGGTCCTCGCGCCCGAGGACGTCAAGGGCCTGGACGAGGAGGGCCGCCTGCCGACGTTCGCGTTCGATGACAAGGGGGCCCCGGAGGTCACGATCCCGGACAACGACCCGTCCGAGGATCTCGTCGTGAAGGTCCTGGAGGAGGGTGACGGGGAGGAGATCGCCGAGAGCGATACGATCACCGCGAACTACACGGGGTGGACGTACGCCGATGGGCAGAAGTTCGATTCCAGCTTCGATCGGGGGGAGCCGGCGAGTTTCCCGCTGAACGGGGTGATCACGGGCTGGACGAAGGGCCTGGCCGGGCAGAAGGTCGGTTCCAAGGTCCTGCTGGTGATCCCCGAGCCGTGGGCGTATCCCAACGCCGGGCAGGGCCAGCCCTCGGGCACCCTGGTCTTCTACGTCGAGATCGTCTCCAAGGACGCCGCCAAGTAGTCCCCAATCCGCACCATCCACCACGCCCTTCCTACGAGAGGAAACCCATGTCCTTCGGACAGCGCAACTTCGACCGGCAGAAGCCGGAGATCGACTTCCCCGCCCACGACGTCCCCACCGATCTCGTCATCGAGGACATCATCGAGGGGACCGGGGACGAGGCCAAGGCCGGGAACACCGTGTCCACGCACTACGTGGGCGTCGCGTTCTCGACGGGCGAGGAGTTCGACGCGTCCTGGAACCGCGGGGCGCCGCTCGACTTCCGCGTGGGCATCGGCCAGGTCATCCAGGGCTGGGACCAGGGCCTGCTCGGCATGAAGGTCGGCGGACGCCGCCGCCTCGAGATCCCGTCCCACCTGGCCTACGGCCCGAGCGGTGCGGGTTCGGCGATCGGCCCCAACGAGGCGCTGATCTTCGTGGTGGACCTGCTCGCCGTCCGCTAGCACCATCGGCCGGCACCGTGCCGGCCGGTCTTCCAGCACCATCGTCCAGGAGGG
This genomic interval from Arthrobacter agilis contains the following:
- the prcA gene encoding proteasome subunit alpha, encoding MTQQFYVSPEQLMKDRADFARKGIGRGRSVVVMSCRDGIALVAENPSPSLHKLGEIYDRIAFAAVGKYNEFESLRQAGVRYADVRGYSYAREDVTARGLASVYAQSLGAVFTAESKPFEVELVVAEVGHSQDADHLYRLTFDGSIADESGFVVMGGAADVVVEALRGTFSADLALPGAVRAAARALRNGGPAGTNGTTGTTGTNGTAGEGDRTGAPALDPSVLEVAFLERDPDTLRGSRRAFRRIGGPELENLLQQEQDI
- a CDS encoding ubiquitin-like protein Pup; its protein translation is MATQDRRNTSGSATEAEEELPDPAPAAPAAQESAQTQGVDDLLDEIDGVLESNAEEFVRGFVQKGGQ
- a CDS encoding tRNA (adenine-N1)-methyltransferase, with protein sequence MSTAPASPSSSETPAETPAGTPAGTPDGTPSAPHGAAARRGPFRPGERVQLTDEKGRMNTITLTPGGAFHTHKGFLLHDALIGATEGTILENTSGQLYQALRPLLSDFVLSMPRGAAVVYPKDAGQIVTMADIYPGARVVEAGVGSGALSISLLRAVGDSGSLHSFERREEFADIARGNVETIFGGPHPAWQITLGDFQEQVLEQEEPGSVDRVVLDMLAPWECLDAVATVLSAGGVWISYVATVTQLSRTAEAIRADGRFTEPEAWESMVRGWHLEGLAVRPDHRMVAHTGFLITTRRLADGAVGFTPKRRPSKTGFSEEDLNAWTPQAVGERDVSDKRLRRVARDAASTIQRGALPPEEAQARRDAIADGGSVE
- a CDS encoding site-2 protease family protein, producing MSNGQPPARPPMSPGLSLGRIAGIPVVLAWSWFVITIFIVLVFGPRVTGAFPGIGAGAYAVALGYALLLAASVLIHELAHALTARAFGWPTTQIVLNLWGGHTQFASFNASPGRSLLVALAGPAANFVLAGIGWGILQALAPGSVSFLLATILVWANLLVALFNVLPGLPLDGGRLVESAVWKATGSQEKGTVAAGWAGRIIVILLLGVVVGIPLFRGLQPDFTVIVIAVVMGAFLWMGATAAIENARMRLRLPAISAGRLQQRAIGLPAGTSVAAARRLLRENPGAAVVVTGASGMPEAVVDEAALLAVPAEAEGTTPVNAAARRLAAGAHVPEWAEGQELVQFLARLEGSEYAVINRQGSVTGLLHQRTVVNAITGKGTPGP
- the arc gene encoding proteasome ATPase, with the protein product MEQRQLNVLRDKLRQIDRQLAAATQNNGKLVSALESARTEIVRLKAALEKEGAAPFSFATVMQVNPKRPSEPGTTTEATVQDTADILQSGRKLRVTVSPLISVRQLAPGQEVLLNESLTIVAALGFERAGEIVTVKELLGTDRALVVGRTDDERVIKLSGPLRAERIRVGDALAVDTRSGYGLEKVPRSEVENLVLEEVPDIAYGDIGGLGPQIEQIRDAVELPFLHPDLYREHGLKPPKGILLYGPPGCGKTLIAKAVANSLAARAAERAGVDQIRSYFLNIKGPELLDKYVGETERHIRLIFARAREKASDGSPVVVFFDEMDSLFRTRGTGVSSDVETTIVPQLLSEIDGVEKLENVIVIGASNREDMIDPAILRPGRLDVKIKIQRPDAEGAAEIFAKYITADLPLHADDLAENGNDPQTTIAEMIRRTVEQMYSTDKSNEYLEVTYANGDTEMLYFKDFNSGAVIQNVVDRAKKYAIKDLLLDGSKGLRIEHLMRAVVDEFREHEDMPNTTNPDDWARISGKKGERITYIRTIVQGKAGQEPGKTIETTANTGQYL
- the prcB gene encoding proteasome subunit beta, with product MLPDDAAAAVPRAASTSFADYLGVHHPGLLPSNRTLGPVTGSTDASHLAPHATTIVSLTFPGGVLMAGDRRATMGNVIASRHIEKVFPADRSSVLGIAGSAGIGLDLTRLFQVELEHYEKIEATMMSLDGKANRLAAMVRQNLPMAMQGLAVVPLFAGFDADRHVGRLFSFDVTGGRYEEHEHHSVGSGSVFARGALKKLWNPRLDEASAVRVAVEALYDAADDDSATGGPDAVRSLWPVVYVVDAAGARRVPERELEAVAHAIIDARSAAGREA
- a CDS encoding FKBP-type peptidyl-prolyl cis-trans isomerase; this encodes MSFGQRNFDRQKPEIDFPAHDVPTDLVIEDIIEGTGDEAKAGNTVSTHYVGVAFSTGEEFDASWNRGAPLDFRVGIGQVIQGWDQGLLGMKVGGRRRLEIPSHLAYGPSGAGSAIGPNEALIFVVDLLAVR
- the pafA gene encoding Pup--protein ligase, whose translation is MDRRIFGVETEFGISYSGPNSRPLSPEEVARYLFRKVVSWGRSSNVFLTNGSRLYLDVGSHPEYATAECDDLAQLVAHDRAGELILEDLVSEAQRKLAQEGYDGKIYLFKNNTDSAGNSYGSHENYLIPRKLEFARLADILIPFLVTRQLLVGAGKVLKTQTGSLYAFSQRADHLWEGISSATTRSRPIINTRDEPHADAEHYRRLHVIAGDSNMSETTMLLKIGSVDLLLRMVEAGEVMRDFRLENPIRSIREISHDLTGRQVLKLANGRHMTALEMQREYLARATAFVDRNGAHNKHVPTILDLWDRVLDAIETGNTSGIDTEVDWAIKKKLIDRYLARSGGDLDSARTAQLDLTYHDISRSRGLFFLLQAHGEAARVVDDTAVKEAVDVPPQTTRARLRGEFVRRAKEANRDYTVDWVHLKLNDRAQQTILCKDPFTSVDERVEALLQQL
- the dop gene encoding depupylase/deamidase Dop gives rise to the protein MGTETEYGIIAPALPSANPTLLSSQVVNAYAATLREGLGNLAGTRWDYTDETPLTDARGFRMDRASAHPSQLTDEPAELSAEQIALERGEPTEAAILMNLVLNNGARLYVDHAHPEYSSPEVTNPLDAVLWDRAGDHVAVTAMQRIGAMPGFSPVILYKNNTDNKSVSYGSHENYLVPRSVPFSKLAEALIPFFVSRQVICGAGRVGLGPLNQESGFQISQRADFFENEIGLETTVRRPIINTRDEPHAVAEKYRRLHVIIGDANLNEVSNYLKVGTTALVLSLIEQGLGPVPVLEDPVGALHAISHDPSLQVTVRLTDGRSVSGLDLQEMYCGAVLAALPADADEQTRDVVDRWQSLLTTLRRDPLDAARQVDWVAKLKVLEAYRARDGLAWTDPRLALIDLQYADLRPEKGIYQRLARRNDVDLLVPPAEVARAAVHPPRDTRAYFRGRCIAEFPAEVVGASWDSLIFELAGERRLQRVQTREPLRGTAGLTEELFEVAADAEDFLARLLSGPDRRMAP
- a CDS encoding FKBP-type peptidyl-prolyl cis-trans isomerase yields the protein MRKVLAILLPLLLLLTACGGETTGKSAGAAGVFDSVTVSGGSDEEAPTVEFESPLDTSAAAAKTVAEGEGEQIQEGQQIRVQLVALNAEDGSVLGDTYSQGQPQVLPLDDAFKSEFPELFEVLTGTKVGAQVAFVAPAPPAAEGAPETPEQVLVLKVISAEQPPPEPEVLAPEDVKGLDEEGRLPTFAFDDKGAPEVTIPDNDPSEDLVVKVLEEGDGEEIAESDTITANYTGWTYADGQKFDSSFDRGEPASFPLNGVITGWTKGLAGQKVGSKVLLVIPEPWAYPNAGQGQPSGTLVFYVEIVSKDAAK